One window from the genome of Acidobacteriota bacterium encodes:
- a CDS encoding hydroxyacylglutathione hydrolase: MQLVFEQIRTGGDRNFGYLLGDRDARAAVLIDPSYSPAVLAERAAAQGLEVTHVVNTHGHPDHTEGNAEAVRLTGAAVAAHPACPVDPGVRLDDGALLSIGALALDCLHVPGHAADHLVLFEPTHRLLFTGDLVFVGKVGGTGNDEDAATEWNSLQRVMDTFPDDATVWPGHDYGVRPSSTLALEKRTNPFLLCADLDAFLELKRDWPAFKARHGLK; encoded by the coding sequence GTGCAGCTTGTTTTTGAACAGATCCGCACCGGTGGAGACCGGAACTTCGGCTACCTCCTCGGCGACCGCGACGCGCGGGCCGCCGTCCTGATCGACCCCTCGTACTCACCGGCGGTGCTGGCCGAGCGGGCCGCCGCGCAGGGACTCGAGGTAACGCACGTCGTCAACACCCACGGACACCCCGACCACACGGAAGGAAACGCCGAGGCCGTGCGTCTGACCGGGGCGGCGGTGGCCGCGCATCCCGCCTGTCCGGTCGACCCCGGCGTCCGGCTCGACGACGGGGCGCTGCTGTCGATCGGCGCGCTGGCCCTCGACTGCCTCCACGTGCCGGGGCACGCAGCGGACCACCTCGTCCTCTTCGAGCCGACGCACCGGCTGCTCTTCACGGGAGACCTCGTGTTCGTGGGAAAGGTGGGCGGCACCGGGAACGACGAGGACGCCGCGACCGAGTGGAACAGTCTTCAGCGTGTCATGGACACCTTTCCGGACGACGCCACCGTCTGGCCGGGCCACGACTACGGCGTGCGGCCAAGTTCCACCCTGGCGCTGGAGAAGCGGACCAATCCGTTCCTGCTGTGCGCGGATCTCGATGCGTTCCTGGAGCTGAAACGCGACTGGCCCGCGTTCAAGGCCCGGCACGGCCTGAAGTAG
- a CDS encoding DUF1552 domain-containing protein produces MFITKTHLPRRTVLRGLGATIALPLLDGMVPALTATSRTAAAPIKRLGVFYVPNGMSMPYWFPRAAGPMENLPPTLQSLNHMKDRVLLCGGLDDEPANLVKGGGDHARSAGTFLTGVPFKITNGADVYAAVSMDQMAARELSKETQIASLELGIESNAMVGNCDGGASCAYTNTIAWRTPTTPLPIENDPRAVFERLFGTSGSTDPEARRERLRRDRSILDAVGAELQDLGRVIGPGDQVKLDEYLDALRDVERRIRMAEEQSARELPVVDQPVGVPNDYQEHARLMMDLLALAYQTDLTRISTFMLAREVSGRAYPEIGVSDSHHPLSHHQDEPAKLERLHKINEYHFRQFAYLVEKLAGLPEGDGTMLDSTLFLYGTGISDSNTHFHDDLPIALVGGKAAGIEGGRYIRYADDTPLANMHITILEKLGVSLEALGDSTGKVDRLTGV; encoded by the coding sequence ATGTTCATCACGAAGACGCATCTGCCCCGGCGCACGGTACTGCGCGGCCTCGGCGCGACCATCGCGCTGCCGCTGCTCGACGGCATGGTCCCCGCGCTGACGGCAACCAGCCGCACGGCGGCGGCCCCCATCAAGCGGTTGGGCGTCTTCTACGTCCCCAACGGGATGTCGATGCCCTACTGGTTCCCGAGGGCCGCGGGGCCGATGGAGAACCTGCCGCCGACGCTGCAGTCGCTCAACCACATGAAGGACCGCGTGCTGCTGTGCGGCGGGCTCGACGACGAGCCGGCCAACCTGGTCAAGGGGGGCGGCGACCACGCCCGGTCGGCCGGGACGTTCCTGACCGGCGTGCCGTTCAAGATCACCAACGGCGCCGACGTCTACGCGGCAGTGTCGATGGACCAGATGGCGGCGCGCGAGCTCTCGAAGGAGACCCAGATCGCGTCGCTGGAGCTCGGCATCGAGTCGAACGCGATGGTGGGCAACTGCGACGGGGGCGCGAGTTGCGCCTACACCAACACCATCGCCTGGCGGACACCGACCACGCCGCTGCCGATCGAGAACGACCCGCGCGCGGTGTTCGAGCGGCTGTTCGGCACCAGCGGCAGCACCGACCCGGAGGCGCGCCGGGAGCGGCTGCGGCGCGACCGCAGCATCCTGGACGCGGTCGGCGCGGAGCTGCAGGACCTCGGGCGCGTCATCGGACCGGGCGACCAGGTGAAGCTGGACGAGTACCTGGACGCGCTGCGCGACGTCGAGCGCCGCATCCGGATGGCCGAGGAGCAGAGCGCGCGCGAGCTGCCCGTCGTCGATCAGCCGGTCGGGGTGCCCAACGACTACCAGGAGCACGCGCGGCTGATGATGGATCTGCTGGCATTGGCCTACCAGACCGATCTGACCCGCATCAGCACCTTCATGCTGGCGCGGGAGGTGAGCGGGCGCGCCTATCCGGAGATCGGGGTGTCCGACTCGCACCACCCGCTGTCGCACCATCAGGACGAGCCGGCCAAGCTGGAGCGGCTGCACAAGATCAACGAGTACCACTTCCGGCAGTTCGCCTACCTGGTCGAGAAGCTGGCCGGCCTGCCGGAGGGTGACGGCACTATGCTGGACTCGACGCTGTTCCTCTACGGGACCGGCATCAGCGACAGCAACACCCACTTCCACGACGACCTGCCGATTGCGCTGGTCGGCGGCAAGGCGGCCGGGATCGAGGGCGGGCGCTACATCCGCTACGCGGACGACACGCCGCTCGCCAACATGCACATCACCATCCTGGAGAAGCTGGGGGTGTCACTGGAGGCGCTCGGCGACAGCACCGGCAAGGTCGACCGGCTCACGGGCGTCTAG
- a CDS encoding DUF1592 domain-containing protein, translating to MSKMLIVRLAGLAGLVVAVSFQPLVQAASPSPQAGAVAEQSQAPEPPSRALFDRYCVTCHNERLQTAGLMLDRLDVSQVHANAETLEKVVRKLRSGQMPPEGRPRPDAEAIDAFAGALEAALDHAAAVDPNPGRVASRRLNRLEYVNAVRDLLDLEIDGEALLPSDMAGFGFDNNADVLSITPALMGRYIAAATKISRTAVGSPDNRPVMQVYKVGYERRDIRRSEDMPFATHGGLAVRHTFPLDGEYLFAIRLKRNETIETIDGIAEDEHQIELRIDHALVRRFDIGGRFPGPDPGMLIAVPEDDVEGQRLHEYRMTADHALEIRVQVSAGTRLVSAGFTDSAPSPNVPADLPGIDMLYISGPFNGTVPEDTPSRRRIFTCRPADGSAAAEQSCARDIIGALARRAYRRPVTDADIDPLMSVYREGRAARDFEAGVERALEALLSMPSFLLRVERQPVDTQPGVIYSLTDLELASRLSFFLWKSIPDDELLDLAADDRLSDPDVLAAQVRRMLADRRATRFMNDFVGQWLAVRNIHSQDPDGALFAGFNDSLRAAMVRETELFFESQVREDRSIPELLQADYTFLNEQLARHYGVDDIYGSRFRRYTWNDDRRHGLLGHASLLTVTSYANRTSVVLRGKWVLETLLGSPPPPPPANVPPLEESDRGNPRSLRERMELHRSSPVCASCHRRMDPLGFAMENFDAIGRWREDDGGAEINSTIELSGRTIDSPRAFREALLAEGDNEFIKAVVEKLLIYALGRGVDYYDAPAMRRITRELGDDGYRWSSLVSKVVASDQFRMRRAQLPEESVVANQQ from the coding sequence ATGTCGAAGATGCTGATTGTGCGTCTGGCGGGTCTGGCAGGACTGGTCGTGGCGGTGAGCTTCCAGCCGCTGGTGCAAGCCGCCTCCCCGAGCCCGCAGGCGGGTGCGGTCGCCGAACAGTCACAGGCGCCCGAGCCCCCGTCGCGGGCGCTGTTCGACCGCTACTGCGTCACCTGCCACAACGAGCGGCTCCAGACCGCCGGACTGATGCTCGACCGGCTCGACGTGAGCCAGGTCCACGCCAACGCCGAGACGCTGGAGAAGGTCGTCCGCAAGTTGCGTAGCGGGCAGATGCCGCCGGAAGGCCGGCCGCGGCCCGACGCCGAGGCCATCGACGCCTTCGCCGGCGCCCTCGAAGCGGCGCTCGACCACGCCGCGGCCGTCGATCCCAACCCCGGCCGGGTCGCTTCGCGGCGGCTGAACCGGCTGGAGTACGTCAACGCGGTCCGGGACCTGCTGGACCTGGAGATCGACGGCGAGGCGCTGCTGCCGAGCGACATGGCCGGCTTCGGGTTCGACAACAACGCGGACGTCCTGTCGATCACCCCGGCGCTGATGGGCCGCTACATCGCCGCGGCCACCAAGATCAGCCGCACCGCGGTCGGCAGTCCCGACAACCGGCCGGTCATGCAGGTCTACAAGGTGGGCTACGAGCGCCGGGACATCCGGCGCAGCGAGGACATGCCGTTCGCCACCCACGGCGGGCTGGCGGTGCGCCACACGTTCCCGCTCGACGGCGAGTACCTGTTCGCGATCCGGCTCAAGCGCAACGAGACAATCGAGACCATCGACGGCATCGCCGAGGACGAGCACCAGATCGAGTTGCGCATCGATCACGCGCTGGTTCGCCGGTTCGACATCGGCGGCAGGTTCCCGGGGCCGGATCCCGGGATGCTGATCGCGGTGCCGGAGGACGACGTAGAGGGTCAGCGGCTGCACGAGTACCGCATGACCGCGGACCACGCGCTCGAGATCCGGGTGCAGGTATCCGCGGGCACGCGTCTGGTGTCCGCCGGCTTCACCGACTCGGCGCCCTCGCCGAACGTGCCGGCCGACCTGCCCGGCATCGACATGCTCTACATCTCCGGCCCGTTCAACGGAACGGTGCCGGAAGACACACCGAGCCGGCGGCGCATCTTCACCTGCCGGCCGGCCGACGGCAGCGCGGCGGCGGAGCAATCCTGCGCCCGCGACATCATCGGCGCACTGGCCCGGCGGGCCTACCGGCGCCCGGTGACCGACGCCGACATCGATCCGCTGATGTCCGTCTACCGGGAGGGGCGCGCCGCGCGCGATTTCGAGGCGGGCGTCGAGCGCGCCCTCGAAGCGCTGCTCTCGATGCCCAGCTTCCTGCTGCGGGTCGAGCGGCAGCCGGTGGACACGCAGCCCGGCGTCATCTACAGCCTGACCGACCTGGAGCTCGCCTCGCGGCTCTCTTTCTTCCTCTGGAAGAGCATCCCGGACGACGAGCTGCTCGATCTGGCGGCAGACGACCGGTTGAGCGATCCGGACGTGCTCGCCGCGCAGGTCCGCCGCATGCTCGCCGACCGCCGCGCCACCCGGTTCATGAACGACTTCGTGGGCCAGTGGCTGGCGGTCCGCAACATCCACTCGCAGGATCCGGACGGCGCTTTGTTCGCGGGCTTCAACGACTCGCTACGCGCCGCTATGGTCCGAGAGACGGAGCTCTTCTTCGAGAGCCAGGTGCGCGAGGACCGGTCGATTCCCGAGCTGCTGCAAGCGGACTACACGTTCCTGAACGAGCAGTTGGCGCGCCACTACGGTGTGGACGACATCTACGGCAGCCGGTTCCGGCGCTACACGTGGAACGACGACCGCCGGCACGGGCTGCTGGGTCACGCCAGCCTGCTGACGGTGACGTCGTACGCCAACCGGACCTCGGTGGTGCTGCGCGGCAAGTGGGTGCTGGAGACCCTGCTGGGTTCGCCGCCGCCGCCGCCGCCGGCGAACGTCCCGCCGCTGGAGGAGAGCGACCGCGGCAATCCGAGGTCGCTGCGCGAGCGGATGGAGCTGCACCGTAGCAGTCCGGTCTGTGCGAGTTGTCACCGCCGAATGGATCCGCTCGGATTCGCGATGGAGAACTTCGACGCGATCGGCCGCTGGCGGGAGGACGACGGCGGGGCGGAGATCAACTCGACCATCGAGCTGTCGGGGCGCACCATCGACAGTCCGCGCGCCTTCCGTGAGGCGCTGCTGGCCGAGGGCGACAACGAGTTCATCAAGGCGGTGGTGGAGAAGCTGCTGATCTACGCGCTCGGACGCGGCGTCGACTACTACGACGCGCCCGCGATGCGGCGGATAACGCGCGAGCTGGGGGACGACGGCTACCGTTGGTCGTCGCTCGTGAGCAAGGTCGTCGCGAGCGACCAGTTCCGGATGCGGCGTGCGCAGCTTCCGGAGGAGAGCGTAGTAGCGAATCAGCAGTAG
- a CDS encoding class I SAM-dependent methyltransferase, translating into MTPDRMTTLFFELFSGLPRQGPGDTASTLRALALVPGVGPRTRVLDIGCGTGCQTLVLARNTAAGIVAVDNHPPFVDALNRAADRLGVADRLEARVADMRKLDFADGCFDLIWSEGAIYSMGFEAGLRGWRRLLAPRGHIALTEVCWRKPYRPAECAAFWQREYPAIRDAPALLEAIDACGYDTVGHFPLPASAWWDDYYRPLQANVTAFRTRYADAPDARDLANQCQHEIDVWRAYADFYGYEFFVLRAR; encoded by the coding sequence ATGACGCCGGACCGAATGACGACGCTGTTCTTCGAGCTGTTCAGCGGACTGCCCCGGCAGGGACCCGGAGACACCGCGAGCACGCTCCGGGCCCTGGCGCTCGTGCCCGGCGTCGGCCCGCGGACGCGCGTGCTCGACATCGGGTGCGGCACCGGCTGTCAGACCCTGGTGCTGGCCCGCAACACGGCGGCTGGCATCGTCGCCGTCGACAACCACCCGCCGTTCGTCGACGCCCTGAATCGTGCAGCGGATCGCCTCGGCGTCGCGGATCGGCTGGAAGCCCGCGTGGCCGACATGCGGAAGCTCGACTTCGCCGACGGCTGCTTCGACCTGATCTGGTCCGAGGGCGCGATCTACAGCATGGGCTTCGAAGCAGGCCTGCGCGGCTGGCGCCGGCTGCTCGCACCCCGCGGACACATCGCCCTGACCGAGGTGTGCTGGAGAAAGCCGTACCGGCCCGCCGAATGCGCGGCGTTCTGGCAGCGGGAGTACCCCGCGATCCGCGACGCGCCAGCCCTTCTGGAGGCCATCGATGCGTGCGGGTACGACACGGTGGGCCATTTCCCGCTCCCCGCGTCGGCCTGGTGGGACGACTACTACCGACCTCTCCAGGCGAACGTGACCGCCTTCCGCACGCGCTACGCCGACGCGCCGGACGCCCGGGATCTGGCGAACCAGTGTCAGCACGAGATAGACGTCTGGCGCGCCTACGCGGATTTCTACGGTTACGAGTTCTTCGTGCTGCGTGCCCGTTGA
- the pcaC gene encoding 4-carboxymuconolactone decarboxylase, producing the protein MSRDLYDAGMTIRRRVLGDDYVDRAVAGADAFNEEFQQLVTEYCWGKVWGRPTLTDRERSLINLAMISALNRSAEFKAHVRGALRNGCTVAEIRDTLLQVAVYCGIPAGVEAFRLAREVLEAEGVSIE; encoded by the coding sequence ATGAGCAGGGATCTGTACGACGCGGGAATGACGATCCGGCGGCGCGTGCTGGGCGACGACTACGTCGACCGCGCCGTGGCCGGGGCGGATGCGTTCAACGAGGAGTTCCAACAGCTCGTGACGGAGTACTGCTGGGGCAAGGTCTGGGGGCGGCCCACGCTGACCGACAGGGAGCGCAGCCTGATCAACCTCGCGATGATCTCGGCCCTCAACCGGAGCGCCGAGTTCAAGGCGCACGTCCGGGGCGCGCTGCGCAACGGCTGCACCGTGGCCGAGATCCGCGACACGCTGCTGCAGGTCGCGGTCTACTGCGGCATCCCGGCCGGCGTCGAGGCCTTCAGGCTGGCGCGCGAGGTGCTGGAGGCAGAAGGGGTCTCGATAGAATGA
- a CDS encoding AAA family ATPase, producing the protein MGLTRVELENFTAFRSLKLDLCPGVNVLVGANGTGKTHLMKVCYAACNVSRNRGDDFGHKLVAVFLPSRRNLHRLVRRQEGVAGVATILVARGARQLKASFVSHLVASKPVPLRPSTFTADEPDDDAEERASKSMESVYIPPKEMLSNAPGFRSLYSNREVHFEEVYRDILDRAYLPALRGPIGNDGECLLEKLREAIGGEVAVEGEEFFLRSEQGDLEFSLLAEGVRKLALLWLLMRNGTLQPESVLFWDEPETNLNPKLFGVVTDVLLELQRQGVQVFLATHDYVVLKELDLRATAADKVAYHALYQKEPARGVHCDTTYSYRDIHPNAIADTFTNLYNREIRRSLQGAAR; encoded by the coding sequence ATGGGGCTGACGCGCGTCGAGCTGGAGAACTTCACGGCCTTCAGGAGCCTGAAGCTCGACCTGTGCCCGGGCGTCAACGTCCTCGTCGGCGCCAACGGCACCGGCAAGACGCACCTGATGAAGGTGTGCTACGCGGCGTGCAATGTGTCCCGGAATCGTGGCGACGACTTCGGTCACAAACTGGTTGCCGTCTTCCTGCCGTCGCGCCGGAACCTGCATCGCCTCGTGAGGCGGCAAGAGGGCGTCGCAGGCGTAGCGACCATACTGGTAGCGCGGGGAGCCCGACAGTTGAAGGCCTCGTTCGTCAGTCATCTCGTCGCCTCAAAGCCGGTACCGTTGCGTCCGTCGACATTCACGGCCGATGAGCCTGACGACGATGCGGAAGAACGGGCTTCCAAGTCGATGGAGAGTGTCTATATTCCCCCGAAGGAAATGCTCTCGAACGCGCCCGGCTTTCGGTCGCTGTACTCGAACCGCGAAGTACACTTCGAGGAGGTCTACAGAGACATCTTGGATCGGGCGTACCTGCCCGCGCTGCGCGGACCGATTGGCAACGATGGTGAGTGCCTCCTGGAAAAGCTTCGAGAGGCCATCGGAGGCGAGGTCGCAGTTGAGGGCGAGGAGTTCTTCTTGCGCAGCGAACAGGGGGATCTTGAGTTTTCTCTGCTGGCCGAGGGGGTCCGCAAGCTGGCGCTGCTCTGGCTCTTGATGCGGAACGGCACGCTGCAGCCTGAATCCGTTCTGTTCTGGGACGAACCGGAGACCAACCTGAACCCGAAGCTGTTCGGCGTCGTGACGGATGTACTCCTGGAGCTGCAGCGCCAGGGCGTGCAGGTCTTCCTTGCCACCCATGATTACGTAGTCCTCAAGGAGCTCGACCTTCGCGCTACGGCCGCCGACAAGGTTGCCTATCACGCCCTATACCAGAAAGAGCCGGCGCGCGGCGTCCATTGCGATACGACGTACAGCTACCGGGACATCCACCCGAACGCGATCGCGGATACCTTCACCAACCTCTACAACCGCGAGATCAGGCGCAGTCTGCAGGGCGCGGCAAGATGA
- a CDS encoding helix-turn-helix domain-containing protein translates to MSGRTRIAESPPAAVQDALQRLGRNLRTARLRRRLPQAVLAERVGVSRFVIADIEKGKPTTGIAAHLGVLWALGLLPHLQAVADPDRDEEGKALERSRSPRTARRARSLSDDF, encoded by the coding sequence ATGTCGGGCCGCACAAGGATCGCCGAGTCGCCGCCAGCCGCCGTCCAGGACGCGCTGCAACGACTCGGGCGCAACCTGCGCACCGCACGTCTCCGCCGCAGGCTGCCGCAGGCGGTCCTCGCCGAACGCGTGGGTGTGTCGCGCTTCGTCATCGCCGACATCGAGAAGGGCAAGCCGACGACCGGCATCGCCGCTCACCTCGGCGTGCTCTGGGCGCTCGGCCTGCTGCCGCATCTGCAGGCAGTGGCCGATCCCGACCGCGACGAGGAAGGCAAGGCGCTCGAACGCTCGCGGAGCCCCAGAACGGCGCGGCGCGCCCGGAGCCTCAGCGATGACTTCTGA
- a CDS encoding type II toxin-antitoxin system HipA family toxin, which produces MTSERECFVYIVPPGATGFLTAGRFRVTAGATGDPVGAFVYGRRYRERADAVEFDPVELRLSARIYETARMEGFFGAIRDAMPDAWGRRVIERHAGLTRLEELDYLLRGPDDRAGALGFGPATTPPAPASTFDRTLDLDRLQSTADSVMSGDPARAGSAGARVEELLWPGTSLGGARPKAVVQDPRGLWIAKFGRQTDRWNHPRVEHGMLALARGCGLHAADSRVETVADRDVLLVRRFDRERLDTGYRRHRMVSALTLLRTGDSPVDRRDWSYLLLADEIRRASADPHTDLRELFGRMCFNAAVSNLDDHPRNHAVIAGDHGWRLSPAFDLTPSPVVALDHRDLAMTCGRFGRHANRANLLSGCGRFLLRDEDASAIFERIVETVRVEWEPTMQRASVTKTDRNAIRNAFVYPGLFHDLSGESR; this is translated from the coding sequence ATGACTTCTGAGCGGGAGTGCTTCGTCTACATCGTTCCGCCGGGCGCCACCGGGTTCCTCACCGCCGGGCGTTTCCGCGTCACCGCGGGAGCGACCGGTGACCCAGTGGGCGCGTTCGTGTACGGCCGCCGTTACCGCGAGCGGGCGGACGCCGTGGAATTCGATCCGGTCGAGCTGCGGCTCTCCGCGCGCATCTACGAGACCGCGCGCATGGAGGGCTTCTTCGGCGCCATTCGCGACGCGATGCCCGATGCCTGGGGACGACGGGTGATCGAGCGCCATGCCGGTCTCACTCGCCTGGAGGAGCTCGACTATCTCCTGCGGGGACCGGACGACCGGGCCGGCGCCCTCGGCTTCGGCCCCGCTACTACCCCACCCGCGCCCGCGTCCACGTTCGACCGCACATTGGACCTCGACAGACTGCAGAGCACAGCCGATTCCGTGATGTCCGGCGATCCCGCACGTGCCGGCTCCGCCGGTGCGCGGGTCGAAGAGCTTCTGTGGCCTGGCACGTCCCTGGGCGGTGCACGTCCCAAGGCGGTGGTACAGGACCCCCGGGGCCTCTGGATCGCCAAGTTCGGACGACAGACCGACCGCTGGAACCACCCGCGCGTCGAGCACGGCATGCTCGCGCTGGCCCGCGGTTGCGGCCTGCATGCGGCCGACAGCCGCGTCGAGACCGTTGCCGATCGCGATGTGCTGCTCGTCCGCCGCTTCGACCGCGAGCGGCTGGACACCGGCTACCGCCGCCACCGCATGGTCAGCGCCCTGACGCTGCTCCGGACCGGCGACAGTCCCGTCGACCGCAGGGACTGGTCCTACCTGCTCCTGGCCGACGAGATCCGTCGCGCCAGCGCCGATCCGCACACCGACCTGCGGGAGCTGTTCGGGCGGATGTGCTTCAACGCCGCCGTGTCCAATCTCGACGATCACCCTCGCAATCACGCGGTCATCGCCGGAGACCACGGGTGGCGCCTGAGTCCGGCGTTCGACCTGACGCCGTCCCCGGTCGTCGCGCTGGACCACCGCGACCTCGCCATGACCTGCGGCCGGTTTGGCCGCCATGCCAATAGAGCGAACCTGCTGAGCGGCTGCGGCCGGTTCCTGCTGCGGGACGAGGATGCATCGGCCATCTTCGAGCGGATTGTGGAGACGGTGCGTGTGGAGTGGGAACCGACCATGCAACGCGCCAGCGTCACCAAGACCGACCGCAATGCGATCCGGAATGCCTTCGTCTACCCCGGCCTGTTCCACGACTTGTCGGGCGAGTCCCGGTAG
- a CDS encoding tannase/feruloyl esterase family alpha/beta hydrolase, with amino-acid sequence MQQTRRVLLAAFLVAIGHPGAIAAAGAPAGASVQEVRAGAAAPDHAACDALLHLRNLTITHAGLSTTAGGVSYCYVRGILPPAIHFHVQLPLPADWNGRFLKWGDGGKDGDLDYADHRVDEGYAVANSNTGHDNGAEPGSSFAYDNRQAEIDFGYRAVHLTVAAAKTVVRSYYGDDPAYSYFEGCSTGGRQGLMEAQRYPTDFDGIVAGAPANHYQGMNAVRVWLLQRMFRDDFAGALAFDTDGDGRFDSVRKIDLLADAVLAACDADDGVRDGVIDDPVACDFEPDRDLAAHRCPEGRDGEGCFTAAQIRTIEDFHAGPRDRDGQPIYAGKPFGSERQWAGLFIPYTGNRFAPGAVRLGGDHLNYLFYENDPGVPPADLLDTTVELDRNVTPPEWAWWEFDIADVTAGRGDLMKGITDAVDPDLSRFLLGQDGKLILYHGWADALVVPQPTAAYYEDVVDTTFGGDVSAARERARLFMAPGMNHCRGGAGPDTWDRLRPLVDWVERGAAPDALIATHATGGVVDNERPICAYPERAVYTGPDGGADDPANWVAGNFTCR; translated from the coding sequence ATGCAACAGACGAGACGTGTGCTCCTGGCGGCGTTTCTCGTCGCGATCGGCCATCCCGGCGCGATTGCGGCCGCGGGCGCACCGGCCGGCGCTTCGGTTCAGGAGGTTCGTGCCGGCGCTGCGGCCCCGGACCACGCCGCCTGTGACGCGCTCTTGCATCTGCGCAACCTGACCATCACCCACGCAGGGTTGTCCACCACCGCCGGCGGCGTCTCCTACTGCTACGTGCGCGGCATCCTGCCGCCTGCGATCCATTTCCACGTGCAGTTGCCGTTGCCGGCCGACTGGAACGGCCGGTTCCTCAAGTGGGGAGACGGCGGCAAGGACGGGGATCTCGACTACGCCGACCACCGCGTCGACGAGGGCTACGCGGTGGCCAACAGCAATACCGGCCACGACAACGGGGCCGAGCCGGGCTCGTCGTTCGCCTACGACAACCGGCAGGCCGAGATCGACTTCGGCTACCGTGCAGTGCACCTGACGGTGGCCGCGGCGAAGACGGTGGTGCGCAGCTACTACGGCGACGATCCGGCCTACTCCTACTTCGAGGGTTGCTCCACTGGCGGCCGGCAGGGTCTGATGGAGGCGCAGCGCTACCCGACGGACTTCGACGGCATCGTGGCCGGGGCGCCGGCGAACCACTACCAGGGGATGAACGCGGTCCGTGTCTGGCTGCTGCAGCGGATGTTCCGCGACGATTTCGCAGGGGCGCTCGCGTTCGACACCGACGGCGACGGCCGGTTCGACAGCGTCCGCAAGATCGATCTGCTGGCCGACGCCGTGCTCGCGGCCTGCGACGCTGACGACGGGGTGCGGGATGGGGTCATCGACGACCCGGTCGCCTGCGACTTCGAGCCGGACCGCGACCTGGCGGCGCATCGCTGTCCGGAGGGCAGGGATGGCGAAGGCTGCTTCACGGCGGCGCAGATACGGACCATCGAGGACTTCCACGCCGGGCCGCGCGATCGGGACGGCCAACCGATCTACGCCGGCAAGCCGTTCGGTTCCGAGCGCCAATGGGCAGGCCTGTTCATTCCCTATACCGGCAACCGGTTCGCGCCGGGCGCGGTGCGCCTGGGCGGCGACCACCTCAACTACCTGTTCTACGAGAACGATCCCGGCGTTCCGCCCGCGGACCTCCTCGACACCACGGTGGAGCTGGACCGCAACGTCACGCCGCCCGAATGGGCGTGGTGGGAGTTCGACATCGCCGACGTGACCGCGGGGAGGGGCGATCTGATGAAGGGGATCACCGACGCGGTGGATCCGGATCTGTCGCGGTTCCTCCTGGGGCAGGACGGCAAGCTGATCCTCTACCACGGGTGGGCCGATGCCCTGGTGGTGCCGCAGCCCACGGCCGCCTACTACGAGGACGTCGTCGACACCACCTTCGGCGGGGACGTGTCGGCGGCCCGCGAGCGGGCGCGTCTGTTCATGGCGCCCGGGATGAACCACTGTCGGGGCGGGGCGGGGCCGGACACCTGGGACCGGCTGAGGCCGCTGGTCGACTGGGTCGAGCGCGGCGCCGCGCCCGATGCGCTCATCGCCACGCACGCCACGGGCGGGGTCGTCGACAATGAGCGTCCGATCTGCGCCTACCCCGAGCGCGCCGTATACACCGGTCCGGACGGGGGCGCCGACGACCCCGCAAACTGGGTCGCGGGGAACTTCACGTGCCGCTGA